A genomic region of Betaproteobacteria bacterium contains the following coding sequences:
- a CDS encoding (2Fe-2S)-binding protein, translating to MKISFNVNGKSTSVDVAPDTPLLWVLRDTLGMTGTKFGCGKALCGACTVHLNGQAVRSCQTSIGSVSGQKVTTIEGLGGNHKVQKAWVALDVPQCGYCQPGQMMSASALLATNKNPSDEDIDAFMSGNICRCGTYPRIRAAIKQAAKMA from the coding sequence ATGAAAATCTCGTTCAACGTAAATGGAAAGAGCACGAGCGTGGATGTCGCGCCGGACACGCCGCTGCTTTGGGTACTTCGCGACACTCTGGGCATGACCGGCACCAAGTTCGGTTGCGGCAAGGCGCTCTGCGGCGCCTGTACGGTGCATCTGAACGGCCAAGCCGTGCGCTCCTGTCAGACCTCCATCGGTTCCGTCTCCGGCCAGAAGGTGACGACGATCGAAGGCCTCGGCGGCAATCACAAGGTGCAGAAGGCATGGGTCGCACTGGACGTGCCGCAATGCGGCTATTGCCAGCCCGGCCAGATGATGTCGGCCTCCGCATTGCTTGCTACCAACAAGAATCCCTCTGACGAAGATATCGACGCTTTCATGTCCGGCAACATCTGTCGCTGTGGCACCTATCCTCGGATTCGCGCGGCTATCAAACAAGCCGCGAAGATGGCCTAA